The following proteins come from a genomic window of Diprion similis isolate iyDipSimi1 chromosome 8, iyDipSimi1.1, whole genome shotgun sequence:
- the LOC124409834 gene encoding uncharacterized protein LOC124409834 isoform X2: protein MESCAVIKYKSQVLTKPEESQTINAGANGIDIEPKRNSPDDNLITDEDAIQDTSDQAQQTTPDLHQRYLVETITMTTVTERRIVRELGGEDGNGGSGGGGGGGGGGGVVVEEGDSGAKRVSGILKNNKLANSPHSSSDSKDEGSVRFENMSTAVAKPGGGGEDEQQQRQQDNAGGKVVHKVIGAADLTEKESGDGDAAELSLTFKLGNVSLVSNSLKPNSAVRQLFPDPRFISPPPAPNKSVLPAGVEDHQSRDEDDPEGQKFLITTESLRLFDAVKRAKLAGGVQGEVDGEPTTIRKTIERNALRRSLISKYEPNAKKKSLRSKEFTLEERIRQLTCLDLDDRDNESSASENTTTGDSCSDYLDFPVRTSPSGEEAKSDSSARCVSVTTTAVSCTLSNSLQQVNVGQGNNPSPQGNMQHQSTYRKITDLFAQKKIDAANDSMIRNLPDLGIGNKLGQQPGREYNTAGKTPIAKMNSDARKQFLASLAPLSCVAGTGIENREDYYQLSSAKMTSSGNSRDSVGGYNSDSSYSLEDIEAALRGEERNYRNAGGPPDVTRGTPTSTAGDEDSATDELMAFVEQDKTRTERIKKRYNETEETQQQQQHEAEDEDDELNDYGFNRRPSVRGIKPKFGSTNEILRQLQSRSVAPGALIEAGKAGSHLSWPSYYNENEVIGDKSSSSSSSRIFVQDEEDDTYHTITDGRDSSNTINRINTMQRQIDDIYQTIAETAASVQGSLTRGSYLESTLPRSATRPSVNGDCGQRYNPGSGDQTKINGQHPHTLGARMLRIAGGGDPGQGTMYNTLPGKSTRRHTLGYHCEIGTVTPGLQQPQQQQQQQPEAKCYRTMYLLPYNGMSDPTYQNIQRILPAHAAPPANYANHVDRYPYPRNNLCRKIEDPSTRYYAARPVSANPTTASLYSSQSAQLHLHLHQPVVQPEEMRVPNTLPVHHNVHSIHHQHQNPPGYGLQSVPYSACANPVVQRGAGPGGGGGGGYHYQLHLGRGAADVQTQTGMINALPPTCSTSSSATSSPMCAAYSNNNAVVVPGGTLANNTVLASPTKIQQHHHHQQQQLRAVCNVAERGVPEGAASAPSHDFLQNNSNNQVHHANPGTMIGHSNNGPPPNTQNSVYYAMNV, encoded by the exons ATGGAGTCCTGTGCGGTGATAAAGTACAAATCACAAGTCCTGACGA AACCAGAGGAGTCACAAACTATAAATGCAGGCGCGAACGGTATCGACATCGAACCGAAACGCAACAGTCCTGATGACAATCTAATCACCGACGAAGATGCTATCCAGGACACCAGCGATCAGGCCCAGCAAACAACTCCGG ATCTTCATCAGCGTTATCTAGTCGAGACAATCACGATGACAACGGTTACGGAACGTCGAATCGTTCGCGAATTGGGCGGAGAGGACGGAAAcggtggtagtggtggtggtggtggtggtggtggtggtggtggggtCGTCGTCGAGGAGGGCGATAGCGGCGCTAAGAGGGTCTCGGGTATCCTGAAGAACAACAAACTGGCAAACAGCCCGCATTCATCATCGGACTCAAAGGACGAGGGTTCTGTGCGTTTCGAGAATATGTCAACAGCGGTGGCGAAACCTGGGGGCGGCGGTGAGGATGAACAACAGCAACGGCAGCAGGATAACGCCGGCGGTAAAGTGGTTCACAAGGTGATCGGAGCGGCCGATTTGACGGAGAAGGAATCCGGGGATGGTGACGCGGCGGAATTATCCCTGACGTTTAAACTCGGCAATGTGTCCTTGGTGTCGAACAGTCTGAAGCCGAATTCCGCGGTTAGGCAGCTCTTCCCAGATCCAAGATTCATATCGCCGCCTCCGGCGCCGAACAAGTCGGTACTTCCGGCTGGGGTCGAGGACCATCAGTCCCGGGACGAGGATGATCCGGAGGGGCAAAAGTTCCTCATAACGACAGAGAGTCTCAGGCTATTCGACGCCGTCAAGAGGGCGAAACTGGCTGGTGGCGTGCAGGGCGAGGTCGACGGCGAACCTACGACTATCCGGAAGACTATAGAACGCAACGCCCTGAGACGGAGTCTGATATCGAAGTACGAACCGAACGCCAAGAAGAAGAGTCTCCGGTCCAAAGAGTTCACCCTGGAGGAAAGGATTCGGCAGTTGACTTGCCTCGACCTTGACGACCGCGACAACGAGAGCAGCGCCTCCGAGAACACGACCACCGGTGACAGCTGCAGCGACTACCTGGACTTTCCCGTCCGGACGTCACCCTCGGGCGAAGAAGCCAAGAGCGACTCGTCCGCTCGCTGCGTTTCCGTCACGACGACGGCCGTCTCCTGCACACTGTCGAACTCCCTGCAACAGGTGAACGTCGGTCAGGGGAACAACCCGTCGCCGCAGGGGAACATGCAGCACCAATCGACGTACAGGAAGATCACGGATCTTTTCGCCCAGAAGAAGATTGACGCAGCGAACGATTCGATGATCAGGAATCTGCCCGACCTCGGCATCGGGAACAAACTTGGTCAACAGCCGGGGCGCGAGTATAATACCGCGGGTAAGACGCCGATTGCGAAGATGAACTCGGACGCGCGTAAGCAGTTCCTGGCCAGTCTGGCACCGCTGTCATGCGTCGCGGGTACGGGGATCGAGAACCGCGAGGACTACTACCAGTTGTCATCGGCCAAGATGACCAGCTCGGGGAACAGCCGGGACTCCGTCGGCGGCTACAACTCGGACTCGTCCTACAGCCTGGAGGATATCGAAGCCGCGCTGCGGGGCGAAGAGAGGAACTACAGGAACGCCGGTGGTCCGCCTGACGTTACGAGGGGAACGCCGACCAGCACAGCCGGCGACGAGGACTCGGCCACTGACGAACTCATGGCCTTCGTTGAGCAGGACAAGACGCGAACGGAGCGTATAAAGAAGCGGTACAACGAAACGGAAGAgacgcagcagcagcagcagcacgagGCCGAGGATGAGGACGACGAGCTCAACGACTACGGGTTCAACCGACGACCCTCGGTACGTGGTATAAAACCGAAGTTTGGTTCGACTAATGAGATTCTACGGCAATTGCAGTCACGCAGCGTAGCTCCTGGAGCGCTTATCGAGGCTGGTAAAGCCGGGTCTCATTTGTCCTGGCCTTCGTATTACAACGAGAACGAGGTGATCGGGGACAAATCAtcatcctcgtcgtcgtcgaggaTATTTGTCCAGGACGAGGAGGACGATACTTATCACACGATCACCGACGGCAGGGATAGCAGCAATACGATAAACCGTATAAACACGATGCAGCGTCAGATAGACGACATATATCAGACCATCGCCGAGACCGCTGCCAGTGTTCAAGGATCTCTGACCCGTGGCTCGTACCTCGAGAGCACGCTGCCCAGGTCGGCCACCAGACCTTCGGTTAACGGGGACTGTGGTCAGCGGTATAACCCGGGCAGCGGGGACCAGACGAAAATTAACGGTCAACATCCACACACCCTTGGAGCTAGGATGCTGCGAATAGCCGGCGGCGGTGACCCGGGTCAGGGCACGATGTACAACACGCTTCCGGGAAAGTCGACGCGGCGTCATACCCTCGGATACCATTGCGAGATCGGCACCGTAACTCCGGGTCTACAGCAgccacagcagcagcagcagcagcagccggaGGCAAAGTGTTACCGCACGATGTACCTCCTACCCTACAACGGAATGTCCGATCCCACCTACCAAAACATCCAGAGAATCCTTCCGGCGCATGCCGCACCTCCTGCGAACTACGCCAACCACGTTGATAGGTATCCTTACCCGAGGAACAATCTCTGCAGGAAAATCGAGGATCCATCTACCCGTTACTACGCGGCTCGTCCTGTTTCCGCCAACCCCACGACGGCGTCGCTCTACTCCTCGCAGTCGGCCCAACTACACCTTCATCTGCATCAACCGGTCGTCCAACCGGAGGAAATGCGTGTACCGAACACGCTTCCTGTACACCATAACGTTCATTCCATTCATCATCAGCACCAAAATCCTCCCGGTTACGGTCTACAGTCGGTACCTTATTCGGCCTGCGCGAATCCGGTTGTTCAACGTGGCGCTGGTCCCgggggaggaggtggaggaggataTCATTATCAGCTGCACCTGGGACGAGGAGCAGCCGATGTCCAGACGCAAACCGGAATGATAAACGCCCTGCCACCAACCTGTTCGACCTCATCTTCGGCGACCTCGTCGCCGATGTGTGCGGCTTATAGCAATAACAACGCCGTCGTCGTACCGGGCGGAACTCTTGCGAACAACACGGTCTTGGCATCGCCGACTAAGATCCAGCaacaccatcatcatc agcaacagcagctaCGAGCCGTATGCAACGTTGCCGAACGCGGCGTTCCCGAGGGTGCTGCAAGCGCACCGTCCCATGATTTTTTGCAGAATAATTCGAACAATCAGGTTCATCACGCCAATCCTGGCACGATGATCGGACATTCGAACAACGGACCGCCGCCGAATACACAGAATTCCGTTTACTACGCGATGAACGTTTAG